The window GTCCTTGATGCGGCCGACGATCTGTACGTATCCGTCGTCGAGCATCACCGCCAGGTCGCCGGTGTGCATCCACCGCCCGGGGTCGACGGCTTCGGCGGTCTTCTCGGGCTCGTCCCAGTAGCCGAGCATCACGCTGTAGCCCCGGGTGCACAGTTCGCCCGCCGAGCCGCGCGGCAGGGTCACCCCGGTCGCGGGGTCGACGACCTTGACCTCGATGTGCGGCAGGACGCGCCCGACCGTGCCGGTGCGGTGCTCCAGGTCGTCGTCGCGGCGCGTCTGGAGGGACACGGGCGAGGTCTCGGTCATGCCGTAGCAGATGGACACCTCGGCCATGTGCATCTCGGAGACCACCCGCTTCATCACCTCGACCGGGCAGGGCGAGCCCGCCATGATGCCGGTCCGCAGTGAGGACAGGTCGTACGTCGCGAAGTCCGGGAGGTTCAGCTCCGCGATGAACATCGTCGGTACGCCGTACAGCGAGGTGCACCCCTCCTCCTGGACCGCGCGGAGCGTGGCCGTGGGATCGAAGGACGGCGCCGGGACGACGATGCACGCGCCGTGGGAGGTGGCGGCGAGGTTGCCCATCACCATGCCGAAGCAGTGGTAGAAGGGCACGGGAACGCAGATCCGGTCCTGCTCGGTGTAGGCGATCGACTCCCCCACGAAGTATCCGTTGTTGAGGATGTTGTGGTGGGAGAGCGTCGCTCCCTTGGGGAATCCCGTCGTGCCCGACGTGTACTGGATGTTGATCGGGTCGTCGCAGGACAGTTCACCCGCACGTGCCAGCAGTTCCTGTCGCAGCTCGGGTGTCCCGCGTCCGACCAGCGCGTCCCAGCTCGGATCCCCGATGTACACGGTCTCGCGCAACTCGGGGCAGTTGCCCTGCACTTGACCGACCATGGCCCGGTAGTCGCTCGACTTGTGGCTGAGGGAGGCGAAGAGCAGGGAGATCCCGGCCTGCCTGAGGACGTACTCGACCTCGTGGGTGCGGTACGCCGGGTTGATGTTCACCATGATCGCGCCGATGCGGGCGGTGGCGTACTGGACGAGGACCCACTCGGGGCAGTTGACGGCCCAGATGCCCACCCGGTCGCCCTTGGCGACTCCGCTCGCGAGCAGCGCGCGGGCCAGCCGGTCGACGTCCGCGGAGAAGCGGGCGTACGTCCAGCGCCGCCCGGACGGCACGTCGACGAGCACCTCCCGTTCCGGCCAGGCCGCCACCGCCCGGTCCAGGTCGGCGCCGATGGTGGCGCCGGCCAGCGGCGTGCCGCTCGTTCCGTGCGCGTACGACAGTTCACTCACCGGAAGTCCTCCTCGCGGTACTCCGCGTCCGAACCCGCGGCCGTGGCCTCGCGCAGCTCGATCCGCCTGATCTTCCCGGACACGGTCTTGGGCAGTTCGCCGAACTCCAGTCGGCGGACCCGCTTGTACGGGGCGAGGACCGTGCGCGCGTGCTCGAAGAGCACCTTCGCGGTGTCGGGTCCCGGCTCCCAGCCGTCCGCCAGCACGATGTACGCCTTCGGGACCGCGAGCCGCAGCTCGTCCGGCGCGGGCACGACGGCGGCCTCCGCGACGGCCTCGTGCTCCAGGAGCGCGCTCTCCAGCTCGAACGGCGAGATCTTGTAGTCGGAGGCCTTGAAGACGTCGTCGGCCCGCCCCACGTACGTGATGTAACCGTCCTCGTCGCGCGAGCCGATGTCTCCGGTGCGGTAGTAACCGCCCGCCATGGCCTCGGCCGTGCGGTCCGGGTCACCGTGATAGCCGGTCATCAGGCCCACGGGCCGTGCGGACAGGTCGAGCGCGATCTCGCCCTCGGCTGCGCCCGGCGCGCCCGACACCGGGTCGAGCAGCTCGACCTCGAAGCCCGGGCTCGGCCGCCCCATCGACCCTGTCTTCAGTGGCTGGCCAGGGCTGTTGGACACCTGCACGGCCGTCTCGGTCTGCCCGAAGCCGTCCCTGATGGTGACGCCCCACGCCCTGCGCACCTGCTCGATGACCTCGGGGTTGAGCGGCTCACCGGCGGCGACGGCCTCCCGCGGCGGCGTACGCAGTCGGCTGAGGTCGGACTGGATGAGCATGCGCCAGACGGTGGGAGGAGCACAGAAGGTCGTCACGCCCGCGCGGTCCATCTCGGCCATCAGCCGGCCCGGGTCGAAGCGCGTGTAGTTGTGGAGGAAGACGGTCGCCTCCGCGTTCCAGGGGGCGAAGAGGTTCGACCAGGCGTGCTTGGCCCAGCCGGGCGAGGAGATGTTCAGGTGCACGTCCCCGGGCTTGAGGCCGATCCAGTACATGGTCGCCAAGTGGCCGACCGGGTACGACACATGGGTGTGCTCGACGAGTTTGGGGCGGGCGGTGGTGCCCGAGGTGAAGTAGAGCATCAGGGGGTCGTCGGCGCGGGTCGGGCCGTCCGGCCTGAAGGGGCCGTGGTCGTGGCGGTGGACGTCCTCGTAGGGATGCCATCCCGGCTGCTCGCCGCCGACCACGACGCGCGTGTAGCCGCCGGGCACCTCGTCGAACTTGCCGGTGTCCTCGGCGCGCACGATCACATGGCGGACCCGGCCCCGTTCGACGCGGTCCCGCAGGTCGGCCGGGCCCAGCAGCGGCGTGGCGGGGATGACGACCGCGCGCAGCTTCATCGCGGCGAGCGCCGTCACCCACAGCTCGGCCTGGTTCCCCAGCATGACCAGGATCCGGTCCCCGGCACGCACGCCCAGCCCGCGCAGCCATCCCGCGGCCCGGCCGGAGAGCACGGACAGCTCCTCGAAGGACAGCCTGGTCTCGCTGCCGTCCTCCTCGACGATGTGCAGCGCGGTCCGGCCGTTGCCGTCCGCGATGGCGTCGAACCAGTCGAGTGCCCAGTTGAAGTACTCCGGGCGGGGCCAGGAGAAGCCCGCGCAGGCCGTGGCGTAGTCCTCGCGGTGTTCCAGAAGGAAGTCCCGCGCGCTGCGGAAGCGCTCCGTCGGCGTCGTCGGCGGCGTAGTCATCTGTCCTCCTCGGACCCGGACCATTGCCGGGCGGCTCACTCACATCGTGTAATCCGTGATGCGGGTCTCACTACCCCCGAACGGGGGGTGCGCAGCGGTGAAGGGACGAGCACGTGGCGGCTGGCGTGACCGAAGCGGTGGAACTGCGCGGCGCGCTGATGCGCCTGCGCCGGGCGACGGGGCTGCCCGTCGCCTTCGGCGGTCTGGTGGAGCCGGGCCGCGGGCAGGTGCGGATCAGCGAGCTGAACGGCACGGCGACGGCGGCCCTGAGCGCGCTCGCCGTGTCGTCGGGCAACGGCCTGGGCGGCAAGGCGGTCGCCCTCGCCCGGCCGTGCGCCGTCACGGACTACTCCTCCTCGCGTCGGATCAGCCACGAGTACGACAGCGCGGTGGCCGCGGAGGGGCTGCGGTCCGTCCTCGCCGTGCCGGTCGTCGTACGCCGCCGGGTGCGCGGCGTCCTGTACGGCGCCCTGCGCACGGCCCAGCCGCTGGGCGACCGGACGCTGGCCGCGGCGGTGGAGGCGGCGCGGGACGTGGAGCAGTCGCTGGTCGTACGGGACGAGGCGTACGGACTGCTGGCGGCGGCGCGCACGCCGGGGGTCGCCGGGGGGCCGGTGGGGCCCGGAGGGCCGGAGGGCGCGGCGTGGGAGCGGCTCCGGGAAGCGCACGGGGCGCTGCGCGCGCTGGCCCCGCGCCTCGTGGACCCCGTACTGCGGGCCGAGCTTCTCTCGGTCTGCGAGACGCTGGCTGCCTCACCCGGTCGGACGCCGTCGGCCCCGGAAGTCCGGCTCACCCCTCGTGAGCTGGACGTTCTCGCCTGTGTGGCCGTCGGTACGACCAATGCGGGCGCCGGGGAGCGGCTCGGGCTGCGCTCCGAGACGGTCAAGGCCTATCTACGGTCCGCGATGCGCAAGCTGGGCGCACACACCAGGCTGGAGGCCGTGGTGGCGGCGCGGACGGCGGGGCTGCTGCCGTGAAGGTCCGTACCTCCCCGCGCGTCGTATACATGCACAGGCAGCCTGAAATCCCGTATACCGAATCTCTGTTATTTCCCTCACGGCGCAACCCCCCGAAATTCAGAAGCTCTTTGCATAATATTGATCCGAACACGACATGAGGGGAGCGGTGCGCGTGCGACGGGATTTCGAGGAGCCTGTCAGACCCCTTTCCGAGCAGGTCGTCGGGCGGGACGAGCTGCTGGGACGAGCACGCGAGCAGCTCTCGCGAGGCGGCAGCCTCCTCTTGCACGGTCCGCCCGGAATAGGAAAGTCGACCGTCCTGCGGGCAATGGCTGCGGAATACGCCGAATCGGCCCGGACTGTGTTGCGCTGCTCCGCCACCGAGTCGGAATCCCATCTCCCGTTCCTGGCTCTGGTCGATCTGCTCGGCCTTGTCGCCGACGAGGTCGCCGACGCCCTGCCCGCACCGCAGCAGGCCGCGCTCGAGGCGGCCCTCACCGGCCGCGCCGAATCGTCCCTGCACCAGGACGGCCTGGCGCTGCGGCTCGCCGTGCTGTCGGTGCTGCGCGCTCTGGCTGCCAAGGGGCCGGTGCTCCTCGTCGCCGACGACCTGCAGTGGCTCGACGCGCCCAGCGCCGAACTGCTCGGGTTCGCCGCCCGTCGCCTCGGCGGAATGCCGGTACGGATGCTCGGCGCGGTGCGTACCGGCACCGAACCGAAGGAACAGGAGCACGACCCGTATCTACGCGCGTATCCGCCGGAGACGCTGGCCCTGCGGCTGACCCCGCTGTCCCACCCGCAGATCGCCGAGCTGCTCACCAACCGCGGCCACACGGGCCTGCGCCGCTCGACCCTGCGGGACATCCACCACACCAGCGGCGGCAACCCGCTGTTCGCGCTGGAGCTCGGCCGCGCGCTGGCCGAGAGCACGACGCCGCACCGGCCCGGCGAGCCACTGCCGGTGCCCACCTCGCTGCGCGCCCTCGTACTCAGCCGACTGGACCTGCTGTCCGCCGAGGCCCGCCGGACGCTTCTCGTGGCGAGCGCGGGAGCCCGCCCCACCCAGGCACTGCTGGCGGCCGCGGGCCGTAGGAACGTGGAGGCGGAGATCGCCCTAGCGGCCTCGCTCGGGCTCGTGGCGGCCCTGGGCCCGGACAGCCACGGGCCGGACGGCCAGGAGGGGGCGGTGCGTTTCGCGCATCCGCTCGTCTCCGCCGCGCTGTACGCGCAGGCGACACCCCAGGAGCGGCGGGCCGCGCACGCGGCCCTGTCCACGGCCGCCTCCGATCCGATCGAGCGGGCCCGGCATCTCGCGCTGGCCACCACCGGCACCGACGAGGAGGTCGCCGCCCGTCTCTCCGAGGCGGCGGCGCTGGCCCGGGACCGCGGCGCCCCCTCGGTGGCGGCCCAGCTCGGGCTGCTCGCCGCCCGGCACACCCCCGCGGACGGCCGGCCCGGTGCGGACGAACGCCGGCTGCGGTCCGCCGAGGACGCGCTGACCTCGGGCCAGATCGACCTGGCCCGAGAGGTGGCCCGTGACGTCCTGGACCGGGCGACGGACGCGGCCGTCCGGGTACGGGCCTGGATGGTCGTGATCGACTCGGCCGGGCAGGCGATGGCCGATGTCGAGGCGGTGTTCCCGCAGGCTCTCGCAGACGCGGGCGACGATCCGCGGCTGCTCGCGCTGGTCCGCTACCAACTGGCCTGGCGGGCGCTGCTGGTGGAGGGAGAGATGGCGAAGGGCCGCGAGGAGGCCGCCCACGCGGCACGGCTCGCCGCCACCGCGGGTGACCGGAGCACCGAGCTGCTCGCCCTGTCCTTCCAGGCCCAGATGGAGACCCTGATGGGCCATCCAGCGGCCCCGGCGACGCTCGAGAAGGCCCTCGCGGAACCGCAGGACCTGCGGGTGGCCTGCGACCACAACGGCGCGGGCGCCACCCGCTTCCGCTGGCTCATCATGAGCGACCAGCTCACCGACGCCCGGGCCACGATCACCCGGCTGCTCGGCGAGGTGCGCCGGCGCGGCATCGTCGAGAGCGAGGTGCACTTCCTGCGCGGGCTCGCCGAGACCGAGCTGCGCTCCGGGCACTGCGGCCGGGCGCTCGACCTCGCCCACGAGAGTCTGCGGCTCGCCCGGGACACCGGCATCGGCGAGGCCGCGGGCAACATGTTCACCTCGCTCGCCGAGGCCGCGGGCGGCGATGTGCACCGGGCGCTCGCGCTGGCCGCGGACGCGGTGCGCCGGGCCGAGGACGACGGCGACCTGATCTACCTCTCCCGGGCCCTGGGCGCGCTGGGGCATGCCCGGCTGGTGGCGGGGGACGCCGCCGGGACGGTCGAGTCCCTGCGCAGGGCACGGGAGTTGGAGCAGGGCATCGGCATCTTCGACCCCGCACGCGGCCGCTGGCACGGCGATCTCGCCGAGGCGCTCGTCCTCATCGGCGAGCCCGCGGAGGCGCAGGACGTCATCACCGCCACACGCGAGCACGCGGTCCGGTTGCGGCGGGCGAGTGTCCTGGCCGTGCTGGACCGGGCCGAGGCCCTCGTGAAGGCCGCGGCAGGCCATCACGAGGCGGCCGCGGAGCAGTTGACCTCGGCGCAGGACCGGCTGGCGCAGCTCGGATACGGGCTCGAGGAGGCGCGTGCCGCCCTCGCGCTGGCCCGGCTGCGCGCCGAGCAGTCGGGGCGGGGCTCGTACGACGAGGCGGCGCGGCTGTTCCGCCGCTGCAAGGCGGTGCCCTGGCTTCGGCAGCTGGACGCGGCGGTCCTGGCCGGCACCGCCCCGGCTGCCTCCGCTCCGACCGTTCCCGAGTCCGTGCTGCCACACCTGGACCGGCTGGCCTCGACGGAGCGTCAGGTCGCGGCGCTCGTCCTGGAGGGCGCCACGAACCGCGAGATCGCCGCGCGCCTGTACATCAGCGTGAAGACGGTCGAGGCGACGCTCACCCGCGTCTACCGGAAGCTGGGGATCCGGTCCCGGGTCGACATCGTACGACTGGCCGCGGGGCAACAGCGGGGCGACTGAACCCCGCCCACGGCCGGGCACCGCGCCCTTCGGAGCCCTCCCCCGGGCGACGGCTCCCTCGCGCGGGGCGCAGTC of the Streptomyces aurantiacus genome contains:
- a CDS encoding AMP-binding protein — encoded protein: MSYAHGTSGTPLAGATIGADLDRAVAAWPEREVLVDVPSGRRWTYARFSADVDRLARALLASGVAKGDRVGIWAVNCPEWVLVQYATARIGAIMVNINPAYRTHEVEYVLRQAGISLLFASLSHKSSDYRAMVGQVQGNCPELRETVYIGDPSWDALVGRGTPELRQELLARAGELSCDDPINIQYTSGTTGFPKGATLSHHNILNNGYFVGESIAYTEQDRICVPVPFYHCFGMVMGNLAATSHGACIVVPAPSFDPTATLRAVQEEGCTSLYGVPTMFIAELNLPDFATYDLSSLRTGIMAGSPCPVEVMKRVVSEMHMAEVSICYGMTETSPVSLQTRRDDDLEHRTGTVGRVLPHIEVKVVDPATGVTLPRGSAGELCTRGYSVMLGYWDEPEKTAEAVDPGRWMHTGDLAVMLDDGYVQIVGRIKDMIIRGGENIYPREIEEFLYAHPKIADVQVVGVAHERYGEEVLACVIPRDPGDPPTPEELRAFCEGRLAHYKVPSRLRIMESFPMTVSGKVRKIELREKFADADVRDTP
- a CDS encoding AMP-binding protein, translating into MTTPPTTPTERFRSARDFLLEHREDYATACAGFSWPRPEYFNWALDWFDAIADGNGRTALHIVEEDGSETRLSFEELSVLSGRAAGWLRGLGVRAGDRILVMLGNQAELWVTALAAMKLRAVVIPATPLLGPADLRDRVERGRVRHVIVRAEDTGKFDEVPGGYTRVVVGGEQPGWHPYEDVHRHDHGPFRPDGPTRADDPLMLYFTSGTTARPKLVEHTHVSYPVGHLATMYWIGLKPGDVHLNISSPGWAKHAWSNLFAPWNAEATVFLHNYTRFDPGRLMAEMDRAGVTTFCAPPTVWRMLIQSDLSRLRTPPREAVAAGEPLNPEVIEQVRRAWGVTIRDGFGQTETAVQVSNSPGQPLKTGSMGRPSPGFEVELLDPVSGAPGAAEGEIALDLSARPVGLMTGYHGDPDRTAEAMAGGYYRTGDIGSRDEDGYITYVGRADDVFKASDYKISPFELESALLEHEAVAEAAVVPAPDELRLAVPKAYIVLADGWEPGPDTAKVLFEHARTVLAPYKRVRRLEFGELPKTVSGKIRRIELREATAAGSDAEYREEDFR
- a CDS encoding helix-turn-helix transcriptional regulator translates to MRLRRATGLPVAFGGLVEPGRGQVRISELNGTATAALSALAVSSGNGLGGKAVALARPCAVTDYSSSRRISHEYDSAVAAEGLRSVLAVPVVVRRRVRGVLYGALRTAQPLGDRTLAAAVEAARDVEQSLVVRDEAYGLLAAARTPGVAGGPVGPGGPEGAAWERLREAHGALRALAPRLVDPVLRAELLSVCETLAASPGRTPSAPEVRLTPRELDVLACVAVGTTNAGAGERLGLRSETVKAYLRSAMRKLGAHTRLEAVVAARTAGLLP
- a CDS encoding helix-turn-helix transcriptional regulator, which produces MRGAVRVRRDFEEPVRPLSEQVVGRDELLGRAREQLSRGGSLLLHGPPGIGKSTVLRAMAAEYAESARTVLRCSATESESHLPFLALVDLLGLVADEVADALPAPQQAALEAALTGRAESSLHQDGLALRLAVLSVLRALAAKGPVLLVADDLQWLDAPSAELLGFAARRLGGMPVRMLGAVRTGTEPKEQEHDPYLRAYPPETLALRLTPLSHPQIAELLTNRGHTGLRRSTLRDIHHTSGGNPLFALELGRALAESTTPHRPGEPLPVPTSLRALVLSRLDLLSAEARRTLLVASAGARPTQALLAAAGRRNVEAEIALAASLGLVAALGPDSHGPDGQEGAVRFAHPLVSAALYAQATPQERRAAHAALSTAASDPIERARHLALATTGTDEEVAARLSEAAALARDRGAPSVAAQLGLLAARHTPADGRPGADERRLRSAEDALTSGQIDLAREVARDVLDRATDAAVRVRAWMVVIDSAGQAMADVEAVFPQALADAGDDPRLLALVRYQLAWRALLVEGEMAKGREEAAHAARLAATAGDRSTELLALSFQAQMETLMGHPAAPATLEKALAEPQDLRVACDHNGAGATRFRWLIMSDQLTDARATITRLLGEVRRRGIVESEVHFLRGLAETELRSGHCGRALDLAHESLRLARDTGIGEAAGNMFTSLAEAAGGDVHRALALAADAVRRAEDDGDLIYLSRALGALGHARLVAGDAAGTVESLRRARELEQGIGIFDPARGRWHGDLAEALVLIGEPAEAQDVITATREHAVRLRRASVLAVLDRAEALVKAAAGHHEAAAEQLTSAQDRLAQLGYGLEEARAALALARLRAEQSGRGSYDEAARLFRRCKAVPWLRQLDAAVLAGTAPAASAPTVPESVLPHLDRLASTERQVAALVLEGATNREIAARLYISVKTVEATLTRVYRKLGIRSRVDIVRLAAGQQRGD